Proteins from a single region of Mucilaginibacter daejeonensis:
- a CDS encoding YidH family protein yields MNNNGLKDSVSDHLANERTFLAWIRTSIALMGFGFVVVKFSLFVRQLSIAVTGHPSTPVTGFSGVIGFCLVGVGAIAALIGYLRYRQVEKHLLNADFRPHSTLLLTLTIGVIAGSLLLLYYLLPNL; encoded by the coding sequence ATGAATAACAATGGCCTTAAGGACAGTGTCAGCGACCATTTAGCTAATGAACGTACATTTCTGGCCTGGATCAGAACCAGTATCGCCCTCATGGGATTCGGTTTCGTTGTCGTGAAATTCTCGCTTTTCGTCCGGCAATTGTCCATAGCGGTCACCGGGCATCCATCCACGCCGGTCACAGGCTTTTCGGGAGTGATCGGGTTCTGTTTAGTTGGTGTTGGTGCTATTGCAGCTTTGATCGGTTACCTGAGATACAGGCAGGTGGAAAAGCATCTGCTCAATGCCGATTTCAGGCCGCATTCCACCTTGCTATTAACACTGACCATCGGTGTGATCGCCGGTAGTTTGCTACTGCTGTATTATTTGCTGCCGAATTTATAA
- a CDS encoding DMT family transporter — translation MTSKRTGPIVYAQLFMGMVLFGSATPLSGLVTKVFPVFIAGGLRVLLAFLVLWPFIDLRNIRKYKGRDRWLLFGIALFGTLGFTALMLYGMKLVSGVTGSVVMSTTPAVTAIASILFFKDPVTWKRSLALALAIGGVLVLQVFRADEANSAGQHPWLGMILIFAAVCCEVSYTLMGKALTKNYPPEEVAGISALLAFVLFIPMGVWQYPRFEVSGVEPQDWLYLVAYGLVTMGLGSVLWYKGISKVEGSIAASFMGVMPVSALVLSYVLLHEDFQWIHLAGFSLVFCGVLLMISVHRDMARQIEKGEDQNE, via the coding sequence ATGACAAGTAAGCGTACCGGTCCTATCGTCTATGCTCAGCTCTTCATGGGAATGGTCCTATTTGGGAGTGCCACACCGCTCAGTGGCCTGGTCACGAAGGTCTTTCCAGTTTTCATCGCCGGTGGCTTACGGGTGTTACTGGCTTTTTTGGTCCTTTGGCCTTTCATCGATCTCAGAAATATTCGGAAATATAAAGGCAGAGACCGGTGGCTGTTGTTCGGCATTGCGCTATTCGGAACATTGGGTTTCACAGCACTGATGTTGTACGGAATGAAGTTGGTGAGCGGGGTCACCGGCAGTGTGGTGATGAGCACGACACCAGCCGTCACGGCTATCGCTTCTATTCTTTTCTTTAAAGATCCCGTCACCTGGAAACGATCACTCGCACTGGCCCTGGCCATTGGCGGCGTACTGGTCCTACAAGTGTTCAGGGCAGATGAGGCAAATTCGGCAGGTCAGCACCCATGGTTAGGTATGATACTGATCTTTGCGGCGGTCTGCTGCGAGGTGAGTTATACACTGATGGGCAAAGCGCTTACAAAAAACTATCCTCCAGAAGAGGTCGCAGGGATCTCTGCACTTTTGGCGTTCGTCCTGTTCATTCCAATGGGGGTATGGCAATATCCAAGATTCGAGGTCTCAGGGGTGGAGCCGCAGGACTGGCTTTACCTCGTTGCCTACGGCCTGGTCACCATGGGCCTTGGTTCAGTACTGTGGTATAAAGGTATCAGCAAGGTAGAGGGAAGCATCGCCGCCTCCTTTATGGGCGTGATGCCTGTCAGCGCACTGGTCTTGTCATATGTGCTCCTGCACGAGGATTTTCAATGGATACACCTCGCCGGTTTTTCGTTGGTCTTCTGCGGGGTATTGCTCATGATCAGCGTCCATCGCGACATGGCCAGGCAGATTGAGAAAGGAGAAGATCAGAATGAATAA
- a CDS encoding helix-turn-helix domain-containing protein: MDRKYTRKASVIVDNIRTIRIQQGLSQDQVASTLGISQNAYSKLELGYSKLRVEQLICLSDVFNVDIKVLVKP, translated from the coding sequence ATGGATAGAAAGTATACCCGCAAAGCATCTGTGATCGTTGATAATATCCGAACTATTCGTATCCAACAGGGGCTCTCGCAAGATCAAGTCGCATCGACATTGGGGATATCACAGAACGCCTATAGCAAATTGGAATTGGGATATAGTAAATTACGTGTAGAACAGCTGATCTGTCTGTCTGACGTGTTCAACGTAGATATAAAGGTCCTGGTCAAGCCTTGA
- a CDS encoding sodium:calcium antiporter: MQLPSLSLPILLLIFIAAAAAIWWAGIRLSKTTDALSDRFHLGQALGGTIILAIVTNLPEIAITISAALKGSLDLATGNILGGIALQTLVLVVLDVFGLGKKGALTHVAASMTLLLETLAVAAVLTLVVIGHQLPSKVSLFGISPANVMIALVWLVSLLLVKEAGKGLPWKKQAMGHDDRVSGAGDPEKLQEQHDRGRSIAKVVSLFLFCAILTLVAGLLLEMSGEALAKEIHLDGLVFGATILALATSLPEISTGLAAIKQGDHELAVSDILGGNAFLPVLFLLASAIAAKPSLPQAHPSDIYLTGVALLLTLIYSVGLIFRSPKQYMRMGIDSLAVLLVYLLSIGGLFLIGK, encoded by the coding sequence ATGCAGCTTCCATCTTTGTCCTTGCCCATATTACTGTTGATCTTTATTGCTGCCGCGGCCGCCATTTGGTGGGCAGGCATACGTTTATCTAAGACCACAGATGCGTTGTCCGACCGGTTCCATTTAGGTCAGGCCTTAGGGGGTACGATCATATTGGCTATAGTGACCAACTTACCCGAGATCGCCATTACGATCAGTGCTGCATTGAAAGGTAGTTTAGACCTGGCCACCGGGAACATTCTGGGTGGTATCGCGCTGCAAACATTGGTCCTGGTAGTGTTAGATGTATTTGGCTTAGGGAAAAAGGGGGCACTTACCCATGTGGCCGCGTCTATGACCTTATTGCTGGAAACGCTTGCCGTAGCAGCTGTCCTGACGTTGGTGGTGATCGGGCATCAGCTGCCTTCCAAGGTCTCCCTGTTCGGTATCTCCCCGGCAAATGTCATGATCGCTTTGGTATGGCTGGTAAGTTTGTTGCTGGTCAAAGAAGCAGGGAAGGGGTTGCCTTGGAAAAAGCAAGCCATGGGTCATGATGATCGGGTGTCGGGGGCTGGGGATCCTGAAAAGCTCCAAGAACAGCATGATCGTGGTCGATCAATAGCTAAAGTGGTAAGCCTTTTTCTCTTTTGTGCGATCTTGACCTTGGTTGCGGGCTTATTGCTTGAAATGAGCGGGGAGGCTCTCGCCAAAGAGATACATTTGGATGGTCTTGTGTTCGGAGCGACCATATTAGCCCTGGCAACTTCCCTTCCTGAGATCTCTACCGGGCTGGCCGCTATAAAGCAGGGTGACCATGAGCTTGCTGTGAGCGATATCCTGGGTGGGAATGCATTTCTGCCCGTCCTTTTTCTACTGGCCTCCGCTATCGCTGCAAAACCATCACTTCCTCAGGCACATCCGTCTGATATATACCTGACCGGCGTTGCGCTTTTGCTAACACTGATCTATAGCGTGGGCTTGATCTTTCGGTCCCCAAAACAGTACATGCGCATGGGGATAGACTCGTTGGCCGTTCTGCTCGTTTACCTGCTGAGTATAGGCGGATTGTTCCTGATCGGCAAATAA
- a CDS encoding phospholipase D-like domain-containing protein: MELMDQQVINDNKDIYTKIQSELQKAEFEILIATGWFTDEDLYDILMQKLAEGVHIEIIIADNQENEKLDFGRLPFPPFIFLP, translated from the coding sequence ATGGAATTGATGGATCAGCAAGTGATCAATGACAATAAGGATATATACACCAAGATTCAAAGTGAACTTCAAAAGGCAGAATTTGAAATACTGATTGCTACCGGCTGGTTCACGGACGAGGACCTGTATGATATCCTGATGCAAAAATTAGCAGAAGGCGTCCATATTGAAATAATCATTGCAGATAACCAGGAAAATGAAAAGCTGGACTTTGGTCGCCTACCTTTCCCTCCATTCATCTTTTTACCCTGA
- a CDS encoding type I restriction endonuclease encodes MDFKDSILQFAARVDKLCPQIQTEEATKNALIMPFIQLLGYDVFNPFEVSPEFIADIGIKKGEKVDYAILSEGKPILLIECKHYTQDLNPHNSQLFRYFHTTEAKFSLLTNGVEYRFYTDLVTPNKMDDKPFFEFKITDIKENEIGELKKFHKSYFNVDNITNTASELKFLNQIKHHLHQDFSEPTDDFVRYFAKKVYPSAMTQKVLEQFKSITKTACALYVSEIINEKLKTVLQVDTLPETIQEKPTQTAAVAPEADDKIITTPEEIMGHMIVKSILAEVIDTKRVVMRDAQSYCAILLDDNNRKPICRFYFNTKKLSIGIAGADKNFTRHDISALEGIYGLRAQFLETVKLYLT; translated from the coding sequence ATGGATTTTAAAGATTCAATTTTACAATTTGCTGCGCGGGTTGATAAACTCTGTCCGCAAATACAAACCGAAGAAGCGACGAAAAATGCTTTGATCATGCCGTTCATTCAACTGCTGGGCTATGACGTATTCAACCCCTTTGAGGTCAGCCCGGAATTTATAGCGGACATCGGTATCAAGAAGGGAGAGAAGGTAGATTATGCCATTTTAAGTGAAGGCAAACCTATACTGCTCATCGAATGCAAGCATTATACACAGGACCTCAATCCGCATAATTCCCAGCTGTTCCGCTATTTTCATACCACGGAGGCCAAATTCAGCCTGCTTACCAACGGCGTGGAGTATCGTTTTTACACTGACCTGGTCACGCCTAATAAAATGGATGACAAACCCTTCTTTGAATTCAAGATCACGGATATTAAAGAGAACGAGATCGGGGAACTGAAAAAATTTCATAAATCCTATTTCAACGTCGACAATATCACCAATACGGCCAGTGAGCTAAAATTCTTGAACCAGATCAAGCATCACTTGCACCAGGACTTTTCCGAACCCACGGATGATTTCGTACGGTATTTCGCCAAGAAAGTATACCCAAGTGCCATGACTCAAAAGGTATTAGAGCAATTCAAATCCATTACAAAAACAGCTTGTGCATTGTACGTGAGCGAGATCATCAATGAAAAGCTGAAAACCGTACTACAAGTGGACACGCTACCGGAAACGATTCAGGAAAAGCCCACCCAGACGGCGGCTGTAGCACCGGAAGCTGATGATAAGATCATCACCACACCCGAAGAGATCATGGGGCATATGATCGTGAAGTCTATTCTTGCCGAGGTCATTGATACTAAAAGGGTCGTGATGCGAGATGCCCAGTCCTACTGCGCCATCCTCCTGGATGATAACAACCGCAAGCCGATCTGCCGCTTCTACTTTAACACCAAGAAGCTAAGTATAGGCATTGCCGGAGCTGATAAGAATTTTACGCGTCATGACATCTCAGCTCTGGAAGGGATATATGGATTACGAGCGCAATTTCTTGAAACGGTTAAACTTTACCTAACCTAA
- a CDS encoding DUF3892 domain-containing protein encodes MGGLLRGSRWMLSLPKAILCIEQGQYNFYISVNGPVRKIILALRHGNKYLRTEADRDTPDNLLSLPECPVVSDS; translated from the coding sequence GTGGGAGGCCTGCTTAGAGGCTCCAGGTGGATGTTATCCTTGCCCAAAGCGATTCTGTGTATAGAGCAGGGTCAGTATAACTTTTACATCAGCGTGAACGGGCCTGTGCGCAAAATTATTCTGGCATTACGTCACGGGAATAAGTATTTGAGAACCGAAGCTGACCGGGACACGCCTGATAATTTGCTGAGTTTGCCTGAATGCCCGGTGGTATCCGACTCATAA
- a CDS encoding OmpA family protein, whose translation MAFDLQKNEESTDSPKRPGFDLSKNDDQPMTELSKKQPYWIYAALTLLIAGGVAWYFLQRPGTSSALSKNTTLMADKTLRNSATDGSPATAAVDASSSKTDPVAEAPSAPSEPAIAKSDQKAVQSADQVKGPNTIAPRIAAVFSAGSSVPRSPAKTVISQFKRQLQADPALRVYVWGYASSEGDAAYNQVISQARADAYKAYLISKGVSASQIVAEGKGINDPIATNRTEAGRRKNRRVEVQYTN comes from the coding sequence ATGGCATTTGATCTACAAAAAAATGAAGAGTCGACCGACTCTCCTAAACGTCCCGGTTTTGATCTGTCCAAGAACGATGATCAGCCCATGACGGAACTAAGCAAAAAGCAGCCTTACTGGATTTATGCAGCACTGACGCTGCTGATCGCCGGCGGGGTCGCCTGGTATTTTCTTCAGAGACCCGGCACAAGTTCTGCTTTGAGCAAGAACACTACCCTGATGGCGGATAAAACGCTTAGAAATTCAGCAACTGATGGATCACCTGCGACGGCAGCAGTTGATGCTTCAAGCAGTAAAACTGACCCTGTAGCCGAAGCGCCTTCCGCTCCATCCGAGCCGGCAATAGCAAAAAGTGATCAGAAGGCGGTTCAGTCAGCTGATCAAGTCAAAGGCCCCAATACTATTGCGCCACGCATTGCGGCCGTCTTCTCGGCAGGATCTTCTGTTCCTCGATCCCCTGCCAAAACTGTCATATCGCAGTTCAAGCGCCAGCTACAAGCAGATCCGGCGTTAAGGGTTTATGTTTGGGGTTATGCGAGCAGCGAAGGGGACGCTGCTTATAATCAGGTGATTTCGCAAGCCAGAGCTGATGCCTATAAAGCCTATCTCATCAGTAAAGGTGTCTCCGCTTCGCAAATCGTTGCGGAGGGTAAAGGTATCAATGATCCGATCGCCACCAACCGTACAGAAGCTGGCCGAAGGAAAAACAGGCGCGTGGAAGTGCAGTACACGAATTGA
- a CDS encoding TerD family protein has translation MAFNLSKGERFSLSKAAPGLSRVKIGMGWHPNDQPGGPEFDLDVSAFAIGANFKIPSDSYFVFYGQVRMGNCVKDAVETSLDRPVTEDGAILGAIDDPDGKRSDGEDDEDMFIDLSKVDQRIEQIIICCSICKYPNDNKKDRRTMNLNFGQVDDCYIRIVNENTGEEITRYELKEHYTNEDAVEFGRLYRAGTAWEFEAMGRAHTGSLQTLVDMYT, from the coding sequence ATGGCTTTCAATTTAAGTAAAGGGGAACGCTTCTCCTTATCCAAAGCAGCCCCGGGCTTATCCCGGGTAAAGATCGGTATGGGCTGGCATCCGAACGACCAGCCTGGTGGCCCGGAGTTCGATCTGGATGTCTCCGCTTTCGCCATCGGCGCGAATTTTAAGATCCCGTCAGATTCTTACTTCGTTTTCTATGGTCAGGTACGCATGGGCAACTGCGTGAAAGATGCTGTTGAAACGAGCTTAGACCGCCCGGTCACTGAGGACGGCGCTATCCTTGGTGCCATTGATGATCCGGACGGCAAACGCAGTGACGGAGAAGATGATGAGGATATGTTCATCGACCTGTCCAAGGTCGATCAAAGGATCGAACAGATCATTATTTGTTGTTCCATCTGCAAGTATCCGAATGACAACAAAAAAGACCGCAGAACAATGAACCTAAATTTCGGACAGGTCGACGATTGCTATATCCGCATCGTCAATGAAAACACCGGCGAAGAAATCACCCGCTATGAACTCAAAGAACACTACACGAACGAGGACGCTGTCGAATTCGGTCGGCTATACCGTGCAGGTACAGCCTGGGAGTTCGAAGCCATGGGCAGGGCCCATACCGGCAGTTTGCAGACCTTAGTTGATATGTATACCTAA
- a CDS encoding TerD family protein, whose translation MAIQLKKKSPLSLEKQRPGLHRITAGLAWDTAKVNGFPVDLDLSIFLLGADGKLGRDENFVFYNNPASPDGAVIYPGDSRDGAGEGDDEAIHVELSKIDTNVEFLYLAVTIDASEERQHHFGHVKNASIYIRNTDDDTVLCEYALNEHFSKEDSLVVASISRSGGFWEVEALGQAFNGGLATLVDLYQ comes from the coding sequence ATGGCTATTCAATTAAAAAAGAAATCTCCGCTATCCCTGGAAAAGCAAAGACCAGGGCTTCACCGCATCACCGCGGGCCTTGCCTGGGATACGGCTAAAGTCAACGGCTTTCCAGTAGATCTAGACCTTTCCATATTTCTCCTGGGTGCTGACGGCAAACTGGGCAGGGATGAAAATTTTGTATTTTATAACAATCCTGCCAGTCCCGATGGTGCCGTGATCTACCCGGGTGACAGCCGGGACGGGGCAGGCGAAGGGGACGATGAAGCAATTCATGTCGAGTTGAGTAAAATAGACACGAACGTGGAGTTCCTATACCTAGCGGTCACTATCGACGCATCAGAAGAACGGCAGCATCATTTTGGTCATGTGAAGAATGCGTCCATTTATATCCGCAATACGGATGACGACACTGTGCTGTGCGAGTACGCCTTAAATGAACATTTCAGCAAGGAGGATTCATTGGTCGTCGCCTCTATTTCACGGAGCGGCGGATTTTGGGAAGTAGAAGCATTGGGACAGGCCTTTAACGGAGGACTAGCCACGCTCGTCGACCTTTATCAGTAA
- a CDS encoding acetate and sugar kinases/Hsc70/actin family protein produces the protein MSNTLKALVIKVRSATEPQGVAHAWDKIPQLETFTKHIIIPEIKTDQSGTSSANIGSVVSGMPTVFARAGMFEHAFNAIQDKDAEAFGLLAFYKTLLEEWKGLISCLALNYKDIAIQRVDLAYSDGLSIAETINLYEPKGAFGNALFERKPLWCDQQLADNTPKIPFLDVISYKGQVIGGTSPDCFLFTSVAYQLKDRLPFIQVGTGRLTDPLSSDLKPEELYKIYGYAAHIHNQIESFRTQFSSLPEDLRPDYSNIAAAIRSWMNDMVAYQQRRNFGRLEHQTPPEVGSLFLQPFARLFNYSTVLYGSEGVISTDATSDASIAFDPKDLLLPDATEIVQFDFGKSGVTSRHYLHDKPILLLSAETKGQPNAYAYFSLPLTPLALNVFGANLESLIGLTDATHVRSRISAIYDPGQLDGEKLIVQMKLITDAGNEITKQVVYPVIRDTIRGRDILLWPNFISKQWGRYFLYSELPHNDSKFQASPFIGNVRDDFFRILLDDQDQPLYLANKGRVLTTDATKGLDIKLHVASNNAVADNKYKYEIYESNQPFKGIRFSHAGSECGFGIIRYTGTVNSQTIPVNMLNSMRNLAPAYLGVDFGSTNTSVAYWSASTGKVCEELRLSNKRISLLGNDNKNNDERPAVEDEIFFFQNDEILTNSIKSVLTIHDTRRVVNDSGLLQESLLAQAVKGGFPCFEKNLPINTAEDHRYFLSYNRVGSAELVYNMKWSARSLDKSYKTAYLSSLLLHIYAQLFVDNHEPYTLKWSYPSSMGKDLLSEYRAIWDSLISINPLNSPVKLKTRRPSDLGDIGQTDTPSWTTGQTSGWSASETSGQTSAWGERSANSWSIPALVPPQENGWGTPKTTIPAEVNIRTDNGPFNFDFETLNDDESLSEACAVANYMLRPNDGYAVSQGELLLCFDIGGSTTDITVLSDLGNGKAMIKQNSIRFAAERLAQATKHSANFKRVLLIMCEQKKISIQGLNTGEDKFSTNTAPYYFEQVVDRLEDTDFDVFYRLIAAECKEMMSINLYITGLIMFYAGQLVHKLRTVIVEANGTSPLVKATPPKVRIAFAGKGARMFDWFSAVDERAASDYYTQMFLRGIGGEAVARQTIVPVSLNPFQIIDINSQRKHNNADVKYEVSKGLAIPTGQTRILVPKNKQAIEILGEENFCIVKPGGQVERLLSTNSILPEMIEHIGSHFLYQVEPGKDPCPRFMDFADLFYKVSSSMFGLKMTPADFIKGFQDMNIENYIKSIPEFISAQNRTRQEQKKFDYVAPVIILEGMKFFEKHLLAGIKAN, from the coding sequence ATGAGTAATACCCTTAAGGCGCTTGTCATTAAAGTAAGATCGGCGACAGAGCCGCAAGGCGTCGCCCATGCATGGGATAAAATACCCCAGCTGGAAACCTTCACTAAGCACATTATCATACCAGAGATCAAAACTGATCAATCGGGTACCTCTTCAGCCAATATTGGGTCGGTCGTATCGGGCATGCCTACTGTTTTCGCTCGTGCAGGCATGTTCGAGCATGCTTTCAATGCTATTCAGGACAAAGACGCCGAAGCCTTTGGCCTTTTAGCTTTTTACAAGACCCTGTTGGAAGAGTGGAAAGGACTCATCAGTTGTCTCGCGCTCAACTACAAGGATATTGCCATCCAGCGCGTAGATCTAGCTTATTCTGACGGCTTATCCATTGCAGAGACCATAAATCTCTACGAACCCAAAGGAGCTTTCGGTAATGCTCTATTTGAACGTAAGCCGCTATGGTGCGACCAGCAACTGGCCGACAACACCCCGAAAATTCCTTTTTTAGATGTCATTTCATATAAAGGACAGGTGATAGGTGGAACCTCGCCGGATTGTTTCCTCTTTACATCGGTTGCCTATCAGTTGAAAGACCGGCTTCCATTTATCCAGGTGGGTACTGGCCGGCTGACCGATCCGCTAAGTTCAGATCTCAAACCTGAGGAACTTTATAAGATCTACGGTTATGCTGCGCATATCCACAACCAGATCGAATCATTCCGGACCCAGTTCAGTTCATTGCCAGAAGATCTACGCCCTGATTACAGCAATATCGCCGCTGCGATCCGCAGTTGGATGAACGACATGGTGGCGTATCAACAACGAAGAAACTTTGGCAGACTGGAACATCAAACCCCGCCTGAAGTTGGCAGTCTCTTTTTGCAGCCTTTTGCCAGGTTATTTAATTACTCTACTGTTCTATACGGGTCAGAAGGCGTGATCTCTACCGATGCGACCTCTGATGCGAGTATTGCATTTGATCCCAAAGATCTGCTTTTACCGGATGCTACAGAAATCGTACAGTTCGACTTTGGCAAGAGCGGCGTTACGTCCAGGCATTACCTGCATGACAAGCCTATTCTTCTGCTCAGCGCGGAAACTAAAGGACAACCGAACGCTTACGCTTATTTCTCGCTACCGCTAACGCCACTGGCACTGAACGTATTTGGCGCAAACCTAGAATCCTTGATCGGATTGACCGATGCCACCCATGTGCGCTCCAGGATCAGTGCTATTTATGATCCGGGCCAGCTGGATGGAGAGAAGCTGATCGTACAGATGAAACTGATCACGGATGCTGGTAATGAGATCACCAAACAGGTAGTTTATCCCGTCATCAGGGATACGATCAGGGGACGGGATATCCTGCTATGGCCTAACTTTATTTCCAAACAATGGGGGCGCTACTTCCTGTACTCCGAATTGCCACATAACGATTCAAAATTTCAGGCAAGTCCGTTTATCGGAAACGTCCGGGACGACTTCTTCCGGATCTTGCTGGACGATCAGGATCAACCTCTTTATCTGGCGAACAAAGGCAGGGTGCTGACGACAGATGCCACTAAAGGCTTGGATATTAAGCTCCATGTTGCTTCCAATAACGCGGTTGCAGACAACAAGTATAAATACGAAATCTACGAAAGCAATCAACCCTTTAAAGGCATTCGTTTCTCTCATGCAGGATCAGAATGTGGTTTTGGCATCATCCGATACACCGGTACGGTCAACAGCCAAACTATTCCGGTAAATATGCTCAATAGCATGCGTAATCTTGCCCCGGCATATTTAGGTGTAGATTTCGGCAGTACCAATACTTCGGTGGCCTATTGGTCAGCCAGTACCGGAAAGGTCTGTGAAGAATTACGGCTGAGTAACAAGCGGATCTCGCTACTAGGTAACGATAACAAAAATAATGACGAACGCCCGGCGGTCGAAGACGAGATCTTTTTCTTTCAGAACGACGAGATCCTAACCAACTCGATAAAATCTGTGCTGACCATACATGACACCAGACGCGTGGTCAATGATAGCGGCCTGCTACAAGAATCGTTGTTGGCACAAGCGGTCAAAGGAGGATTCCCATGTTTTGAAAAAAATTTACCGATCAACACGGCTGAGGACCACCGCTACTTTTTGAGTTACAACCGTGTCGGCAGCGCCGAACTGGTGTATAATATGAAATGGTCGGCACGCAGCCTGGATAAAAGCTATAAAACGGCATATCTGAGTTCCCTGCTATTGCATATCTACGCGCAGCTGTTCGTCGATAATCACGAACCTTATACGCTGAAATGGTCCTATCCCTCTTCCATGGGTAAGGACCTGCTAAGCGAATACCGGGCAATATGGGATTCATTGATCAGTATCAATCCTTTGAACAGCCCGGTTAAGCTGAAAACCCGTAGGCCGTCTGATCTGGGTGATATCGGGCAGACGGATACGCCGAGCTGGACGACCGGCCAAACCAGCGGCTGGTCAGCAAGCGAAACTAGCGGTCAGACATCCGCTTGGGGGGAACGATCGGCCAATTCCTGGTCGATACCAGCATTGGTTCCTCCTCAGGAGAACGGCTGGGGAACACCCAAAACCACCATACCGGCCGAAGTAAATATCCGTACTGATAACGGTCCCTTCAACTTTGATTTTGAAACGCTAAATGATGACGAATCGCTTTCAGAAGCGTGTGCGGTCGCCAATTACATGTTGCGCCCCAACGATGGTTATGCGGTCAGCCAGGGGGAGTTACTGCTTTGTTTTGACATTGGTGGCAGTACTACGGATATCACCGTACTATCCGATCTAGGGAATGGCAAGGCAATGATCAAACAAAATTCGATCCGGTTCGCTGCCGAGCGCTTAGCTCAGGCCACCAAGCACTCGGCTAATTTCAAGCGCGTACTGCTTATTATGTGCGAGCAGAAAAAGATCAGCATCCAGGGACTCAATACTGGCGAGGACAAGTTTTCGACCAATACCGCTCCCTATTATTTCGAGCAAGTGGTCGATCGATTGGAGGACACAGATTTTGATGTATTCTACCGGCTTATTGCTGCCGAATGTAAGGAAATGATGAGCATCAATCTATACATTACCGGGCTTATCATGTTCTATGCCGGACAGTTGGTCCACAAGCTGCGTACGGTTATCGTCGAAGCGAATGGTACTAGTCCGCTGGTCAAGGCCACCCCACCAAAAGTCAGGATAGCATTCGCAGGAAAGGGAGCACGCATGTTCGACTGGTTCAGCGCCGTGGACGAAAGAGCAGCCAGCGATTATTACACCCAGATGTTCCTGCGTGGTATTGGCGGGGAAGCGGTGGCCAGACAAACGATCGTCCCCGTGTCTCTGAATCCTTTCCAGATCATTGACATCAATTCGCAAAGAAAACATAATAATGCTGATGTTAAATATGAAGTGTCCAAAGGACTTGCTATTCCTACCGGCCAGACCCGTATCCTGGTACCCAAAAATAAGCAGGCTATCGAGATTTTAGGGGAGGAGAATTTTTGTATAGTCAAACCGGGCGGGCAGGTTGAACGGCTTTTATCAACTAACTCCATTCTACCGGAGATGATCGAACATATCGGCTCCCACTTCCTCTACCAAGTAGAACCAGGCAAAGACCCTTGCCCACGCTTTATGGATTTCGCCGATCTATTTTACAAAGTAAGCTCATCGATGTTCGGTCTAAAGATGACACCAGCGGATTTCATAAAGGGTTTTCAAGATATGAACATTGAAAATTATATCAAGTCTATCCCTGAATTTATTTCGGCACAAAACCGGACTCGGCAGGAACAGAAAAAATTTGATTATGTCGCACCTGTCATTATCCTGGAAGGCATGAAGTTTTTTGAAAAACATTTGTTAGCCGGCATCAAAGCGAATTGA